GTAACATATCTGTAGGTATCTGCAGGCAGATATGTtatgttctttttttttacaaaaaagaaaaaaagattgCTATGTATGTATTCCTGTCCATGCTTCTCACAAGTATCTATCAGTAGCCAACCTAGTGCAAATGTACCACTGTATATAAACTCTGCAAATGTAGAAGGAAATTCCTATACAACATATCTGTAGGTAACATATCTGCCTGCAGTCTCGCTTGGCTTGATTATCTTGACAACTTGTCCGGGCTTCAGTCCGTAATATCTTGCAACAGGGTCATCCACCTGGATTTTAGGTAGCTGAGGCAGCCCCATAAAAGAATATTAGGATTCAAGCAACATTTTAGAGTGATATCCTGATCACTGAAACAGTAGACAGCATTTTTATCTTCATACAACAAAGGTTAGCTAGAAAGTCAAAATTAACATTACCTGAGTCCCTTCCAGAGTGTATTTCTCAAGCAAAGCGTTCTTTTCTGCATCGGTGAGTACTTGATGTACAGGGACAAGTGCGTGCTCAGTTACGTTGAACAGAAGTTCGTTTTCCTGTATCATCAACGGGTATTCTTATAACACGAAAATGCGTATGAAGCAGTAAGCTATAAAGAATACAAACAGACCAAAGCAACCATATCTGCAGCACAGAAACCTACTAACTACGAATGacaatggaaaaaaaatttgaaaatcttAACCATTATAAAGTATAACTAAAGCactatgtattttgatttttgcACATATGTCTCTTGGTAAAAATTTCCAATCACAAGATCAAAAGTAAAGCATATGGATAACCTGAACTGTCTTTAATTATCCCTATGcttataaaacttaaaaacataaaagaacaaaagTTTCTAAGTATAAAATCCTATGATTCATTTAAACTATCGCAGATATTGAATATCAAAATTATGGGGGGAAAAAAAAGCAGGCAGGAAAACCTGGAAAACCACCCAGTGAAATTGGGAAGAAATTTCAGTGATACTTCTTTGGGCAAACTCTGTTATCTTCTCTTGACAAACCAAGATTGCATTAAAAACTTTCTGAGAGTGCATGCGCTTGGTGTAGGCTTTTATTTCTGCGACACCAATCTTGCGCTTGCTGGGGAAAAAGACATAGATCTGCTCAGAAGGATTGTCTTTCTTGCATTTGTTGATAACAAGATCTTCCCTATCCTTTCCCACGAAGTTGTCAAATTCTTTCTTGAACTCTTCTATAGTATTGTTGATCTCAAGATCACTAACGAGGTAACCCCTATCCCTCAGCATTTGCAGCACCGTCTTCCTGATTCTATAGAGGTTCTTGACTTCATCTTCCGACAGAaccatccttcttcttcttcctctatcACCAGCAACCAAACAACGAATTATAAAGCACATTGCAGCAAACATAACGTAGCcagatttttgaaaatgttcAGAAAGAATTCCCAAAATACAGAAAGAAAAAAGGGGAAAACTGTTCCTGCACAATAACTATTAACGAATACGATCATTTGAGAAGAATGTAAATGGATTATACCAGAAACAGATAAATCTTTCATCAATAAATCACTCAAACCCTAAGTAAGCAAAAACTTCATAATTAAGTTAACAAATAAGGATGAAAATGCAAATGCAAATGCGTCTTACCAAATAGAAGTGTGTAACGCTAAACTGTACGGTGGAGAAGCCAAGCCACAGAATGCGCACAGGTAAATGTTGTTgctgagagagagagagagtgtgtgtgtgttattGAGTCTGTTAATAGTTTGTTAAGCTTAGGCACCATAGTTTGTTAGAGGTTAGTGAGTTAGTTAACCCTTTCAGTTACGGGGTTTAAGAAGGGTTTTTGAGAGCAGAATTGAAGAAATGTTTTGGCGGGAAAGCAGGGGGCGTAGTGTAATTTCACAATAACAACATTCAGCTATAATAATCTGGATAATTTTTAGTTTGAGTTTTTTacttataattatattttttttatatgcagTTTTATTGGCAGAACTCCTCGCCTATGTGAAAATTGTTCCaaatagatttttaaaaataaaatttttttttttttggaaatggAGATGAGCATAGTAGCTAAAATCTCGATTTAACTCTTAAAATCTTCCGATATTACGATTTTAAATGAGTTTATCGATTTTATGAAATTTGTACTAAGTCTGACGATTTTACGATTTAAATCTTGTTAAGATTTTACATTTTAcgttttttatttactttttcgaTTTCACGTAAAATCTCGATTTTCTCTACCTTGAAGATGAGGgactaaaattttttcaaagcaGATTTTTATCCCGTTTCGTTAATCTCCGagttattaaatttatttaaatattcttaatttatttttatataaattttttagtcattttcaCATACCAATATaccatataaatataaatatatatatatatatattgaaaaatttAACCATAATTTTATAAGTGTCTTTCATTCTCTTCATGACTCTAACATTGTGTCATTCCACTCTCCCATCATTTAGAAGGCCAGAATTCCTAAATTCCAATCTTCCTTAACATCTCGTAAATTCCAATCTCCCATAACATCATAACCATATCCTTCGTCATTCTCCTTTTTACCAATGTGTGACTGTGTACTTATATGTTGTAAtaatgttttctatttttttaaaaaaaaatcattaaaactTTTATATAAATGATTAATATAAGAAGATGGAAAATGGAATATGCGAAAAATGCATATCCACAAAAAATAAGAATGGGAAGCAATATTCTTCCGCCCCCACTATGTTCTGCTTTGTTGCCATCCCTAATAAATAGAATTTAGGCCTGTTCAACTaatattttcaattaaaattgtATATATCTATTtgtaaaaatagaaaatgtatgtataaaaataaaattattaatttattgtgtatttaaattatttttaattaataaaataaaaaatatatatttaattattaaaaaatattgatctcaaaataatatttattataaaaaatatgaacGTAACGGGGTTGACAAAAATATATTGCTATcacaacaaaaaaaatgtatttttctatacttaaaattttaagtcaaatttttaaaactcTATACCAAGTTTTATCAACAGAGAATTTAATCATTTTGTTATTTGACCGTGGATACTTGtgttatgaaaaaaaaattatcaattcAGTATCTAAAAGATATAGATGCGAACAAAAagaatcataaaaaatattatcgaCAAAACAACaatgatttgaaaatataataagaataactaataaataatatattttttatgaggGACAAAAAAAAAGCTTCTATTTATCAAACTTCTATTTTTTAGGAtgcattaatatttaaattggtTAACCAAATATCTCGAAAATTAAATCGgccttttaaatttttattgaatcaaattgatatctaatttaaataagtaaataacagaTGAATGTAAAAAATTTTGCCTTTCTTTAACCATGGAAAACCAACGCAACTATTCAATACAAAAATGGTACGTGGCTATAACTACTATCATTTACCACGCAAGTTCTTACTCTTAAATTTCTCAATGAAACAACAGTTGTAATCTGCTATTTTTCGGatattaaattgtatttttttgtattttcttccAAAAAGACCAACTCATAACACTTGACACGAGTAAGACGAATCAGCAACACTGCATATCCATGTAGCAGTTCAACATAAATATCCATAATCCATATTTCTTTTTTATCACACTGTTACATGAAAGTTTCTACAAATtaatatcttttcttttccattttctccccttttttatATGACTAGGAATTAGGATGTAGGATGCCAATTTCTTACCCAATCCGTCAAAGTTGAAACATTTCTATTAATATCTTCAATAGTGTCACTCTTCATAGCAACCACTCTGTCCTCTGGGTAACTTTCTTTAGCTTCCTCAAGTAGAACTTGAAAGATTTCACATTCTATGTTGTTAGAAAGCTTTGATTCATTGTAACCTCTGTCACAAAGATGAAGGAAGTGAATTTGATGAAACACCCTAGCAAAAATAGCAAATATCAACAATCAATAAGTGCTTCCCTACCTCCTACTCAAGCGGTCATACAGCACGGTGTTATCAGTTTGAAGTACAACAACGCAATCAAACCATCGCTCAGGGAAGAAATCACACCCATGATAATCCACTATATTTCCCCCTTCTTCCATTTGATCCTCAAGCTCATCACAGACCTTAAACACCAAGCAAGGAAACACAATATGATGAGAAATGCATTAGCACTGAGGATAACATGAAAAAATGGTTCATATAACTCGAAACTACCAAAGATCTTAGTACCAAATAGGACATGTATATTCCTATGCTTAATACCAAATATATAGGAAAATTCTCAAGAATTGCTACCAAATGCAATGAAAGGAggagaaaggaataaaaaagATTAGTGCAAAAAGAATATATAGTATTGAAATATGTCTCCTGACACTATATGTACATTGTAGGACCTGAAATGAAATCAACTTTGAAAAAGCAAAATGACTTGTGTCCTATAAAGAAGTGTATAAACTGTTCTTTATATCCCCGTAAAACCAAATATTGCAATGAGTAAATTCAAACAGACATTAGAAAATAATtcacaaatattaatattaCAACATTAAGCAGCAAGCATCTTTCCTATCAATGAAGGGGGGTTTCCCCAATTCCATGAACAACCTATCTATAATATCACCTTAACTTGGATACTAACCATCTGACCACCATCATTGTCATCAAGTTAATAGTCTACATGAAATCAGCTGACCAACTACCTACGGACATCATTTTAACACAACACTTAAAACCTTTCTCACTGGGTGGGATTTGCTAAATAGATCCAACACATCATTGCATCATGTCCATGTATTGGAATGACACATAATTTTACATTAGTTGTCACATGTCTAATATAACCCTACATGGATTCAAAGACATCTTTGCATCTTGACCATGCATAGGGATGCAACAAAGCTTTATGTAATGTCGCAAGCCAAATACAACCCTCCTTGTTTTTCCAAATTTGGGACCGGCTATGTAAACACGGGCTTAGTTACTATCTAAGAACATCCACAACACAAAATGAATTTATAATTAAGAACTTCATCAAAACCCATATAAGAGAACATATATATATGCATAGATCATTACTTACAATTTGATTATTAATCCTCATGCATCTTAATAtttgaatgattttttttttttttaaataccaAAAGAGAAAAGGGGGTAATAAGTTACCAAGTCTTCATTAAGGACAAAACAATCAAGCTCATCATCCCAGCCATCATGTAAGTTCTTGTCTCTGACTAAATCCCCAACATTGATGTGGCGAAGCTGTGTGGCTTCAGCTAGAGCAGTACATGTGGTAGTCTTCCCCGTCCCCGGAGTACCCGTCACCAGAATGTTTGGCCTCTTCCTCCTCCCACTTTCCTCCACCATCACTACAACCCAAAAacctgcaaaaaaaaaagaaattcaaTTGGAGAACACTGTTTCAGCTCATGCCACATCGATTGTTACATTCTGAAGTGCTTCATTCAATTAAAACTTCAATAGGGGGATACAAATATTTTGAGAACTAATATTAAATCACTAATCATCATGACATAAACAAGGGAAACACACATAATCATGCATGCTAAAATAGCAAAAGGCATAAAATTAAGAATTATAAAACAAAGCCAGATGCAGACTTGATCaccaaaaacataaaaaataagaagaaaaaaatcacaaaaaccgAACAACTCAGCACAAATAAGAAAAACCAACAACACAGCAAGGGATCAAAGAGGAGTAGAGGACCTAACGGAAATGAAGCGACTGGATGTCACCGCGGGAAGGAGGCGACGACGGCGACCGGAAGGAAAAGAGGCTGGAGAACTTCACTGCTAGGGCCTAGGAGAGTGAGAACGGATTTCATTTAAGAATTAGGGTTTATCCGTAAGTGTCTTTTCTCCAGATCCAAAACAACGTCGTTTTTCTCTCACTGGAAAACCGGCCTGTTTTCGGTCAATCTGAGTTGCCGGTTCTGAATTGGTTTTCTCACTTTTTGATTCAACACCGGTTCTTATACCGATTTTACTTGCAGATCGAACCGGTTTTCAGAACGTACTTCAGCAGTTCAGCTTCCCTGTTTGAGAAAATACCATTTATATCCTCAACAAACTCAAAAAAATCCGATTCTGGTCCAAATAATTGGGCCAAACTCTTTCAAGCTTCTTACTAATATCGAGAAACTTCTTTAGATTTAGCTCAAATTAAGGTTTAGTCACCTTTATAAGTGGCTTCATTCGTTCCTGCTTATAGTCACAATTTCTCTCCTTGAATTCGTCTCTAACGACAAtgcaaattttgaaaaaattaccatttgtacccataaatTTTGCGAACACTACAAAAGTACCCATCGAACAAGAAAATTAACGTTGTACTCATGAAAGATGAGTTCCGTGTGACaatcaaggttctgaaaaccgaaccGGTCATCGAACCGCTCTGGGTACTGGTTCACTGATTCATAGGTTCAACCGGTTTGACCGTGGTTAAACCGTAAAaaccgttttataataaaataataattaaaatataaataagcacatgaaaatataattatagtctaatttaaactttaaaatatcattcaaaTTAAAAGTACTACATAAACCAAATGTTATAATCTCATTCAAATAcaaattcaaagttcaaaagtcaacaaacaaccaatcaaacatAACATAGCAGCATCAAAACGATCCAAGTTtgtcatcaatcatcaaaaaCCTCCATAATTTGCTGCAGATTTGCCTCATTGAATTGTCACAAgtgcaaataaataaatggaGATGCTCAACAACAATGAAACCTTCATTTCCACTACATTAATTATTCttacaaaattcaaaactaGTGGTACAATTTCTTATAAAAGAAATGTCACAAgtgcaaataaataaatggaGATGCTCAACAACAACTGGCACACAATTAAAAAAGAAGACTCAATGAATTGAAGAACTGAACATAATATAATGTAGCCattcttatctttaatttgtcGATCCAAccacaattttaattttctcttagTCCTCACTCTGTTCTACACTGAGAAAATGAGAAGCATTATTTCAAAACTTgttcttattatttttgtaactgTAACACTTGATCATCATGTTGTGGAATGCCGCACTCTTAACACTCTGAACAAGTACAACATCTCAGgttcaaaaaattctttgtTCACAAAATCATCACAAAATCAGTTCATATTTCATCACAGTTCATAGAGTTCACAGTTTCATGACTTTCATCACAGTCTAGCAGTTCACAGTGTCACAAAATCAAAGATCACAAAACCATGTCACAAAATCAGAGTTTACAAGATCAGACTTCACAAAATCATGTCACAGAATCAGAGTTAACAAAATCAGATTTCACAAAATCATgtcacaaaatcaaaattcagTTCACAAAATGAGTTCAGAAAATCAAAGTTCACAGTTTCAGAATTCAGAGTTCATCATGTCACAAAATCAGAATTCAGTTCATCAGAATCAATGAAATCCCAAAATTATTTCATAACAGTTTCAGAGAGTAGAGACTCAGAGTTCAGTTCATCATAGCACAGCTCATCAGAATCAAtgaaatcaaaaaataaattcataacAGTTTCAGAGAGTAGAGACTCAGAGTTCAGTTCATCAGAGCACAGTTGATCAGAATCAAtgaaatcaaaaaataaattcataacAGTTTACTCAGAGTTCAGTTCATCATAGCACAGTTCATCAGAATCAAtgaaatcaaaaaataaattcataacAGTTTACTCAGAGTTCAGTTCATCAGAACACAGTTCATCagaatcaaataaatcaaaaaataaattcaaaacaGTTTCAGAGAGTAGAGACCCAGAGTTCAGTTCATCAGTTCAGTTCATCAGAATCAATGTAATCACAAAATGAACTCATAACAGTTTCAGTTTTCAGAGAGTAGAAACTCAGACTTCAGTTCATCAGAGCACAGTTTCATCAGAATCGGATTGCATCACAAAATCATGTTCataacctaattaaaaattacctGGAAATGAGGAAATCTGTTGCTTTCCCTCAGAGCTTGAAGGACAATGCTTCAACGCTTCAACGCTTCTCTACTGCTTTCTCATAGGCAGAGCTCGACGGAGGTGACATGCGAAGTGGCTAAGGGCGTGAGTGCGACGGCGGTGAGGGCGTGAGTGCGACGGCGGTGAGGGCGTGAGTGCAACGGCGGTGAGGGCGTGAGTGCGATGGCGGTGACTGCGTTGAGGGCCTCCTGGAGTCTGGAGTTGACAACTGGGTGGTGAGTGCGGTGAGTGCGGTGACTGCGGTGACTGCGGTGAGTGCGGTGACTGGGTGGTGTTCTGTTCTTTGGGAGGCTGGAGGAACGAGGAGGAAGTGGAGGCTGGAGGAACGAGGAGGAGGAAGTGGAGCTGTGGAGGCTGCGAAGTGCGAAGTGCCCTCTCGCGAAGGAGAAAGGGAATTAGGGTTCCCTCAGCAGCACAAAACGGCGCCGTGTTGCTGCAATGTTAAAAAACCGGCCGGGTCCCGGTTCGGTTCGACCGACCGGTAACCGGCCGGTTCGTCGGTTTAAGTTCGGTTTTCAAATACTGCGGTTTTTGTTATTGTCCGAACCGTAACAGTGACCGGTTCACGGTTCGACCGGTCGACCGGTCGGTTCGAATCGGTTTTCAGAACATTGGTGACAATAGTACCCAAACCGTGATTTTTCGttaactttttaataaaatttccaAATTACCCCTTCTATCTTCTTCCCCAAATTCCAAATTTCACAACCCTCATCTTTCGTCTTCCTTTGTCGCCACCAGTCACCATTCCCTCAAGACCAAGCACCTGATGTCTTTCTCCAACCTTTATCCTCAACCTCCATCTCTCTTTATTCCAATCCTAATTTGTTCTCCAAATCTAAATCCAAATCAACTTTAACATCATTAcctttgttttttctttcttcttcggATGCAACAACAACACTAAGAAAGCACACCCTTTTCAAACTATTCAACCTTAATATTGTTGTTCTTCTTATTCCAAAACTATAAATAGCAGAATTCAGCAACCAGAGCCAACAAGAGGCCAGTGGCCACGGTCTCTTTCCAACGGTGACTCCAAACACTACTCAGCGCCGTCGATTTGTAGAAAAAGGAGCTGTTGTTAGAGTATTTTCATGCCATTTGGTGGACTGATATTCACATTGCAGCCGCCGTCGCTGCTTAAGCTAGGCTTCTGAGGCCACCGCAGAACCTTCTAGAAGGTTGTGGTGGTAGTAACGTTATTGTTGAAAGATCTTGTTTCACTTTGAGTACTGGAGAACAAGGAGGAATGATGGTGGCGGGATACATTGATGAGGATGAGCTTCTGAACATGCCGAGTATGATCGAAGCCATGGCCAGGGGAATGCAGGGTGAAGAAGGACCCACACTCCGATCCCAAGCCCACCTTCGACGACGATATCATCAGCAAGTGCTGCTCCTCCGGTGAGTTTCCAGCGAAACTTCTCCTCTGCAACAAATGCGATCGAGACTATCACATCTTCTATCTCCGACCTATCTTTTCCTTCCGTTCCCAAAGGCTCTTGGTTCTGCGCCTTTGTTCCCACCGTGACACTAAGAAACCAAAATGTAtgtttttttgttaatttcaaactttttttctttttctacacCAGATCTACAAATCCATAATATTTGAACAATAACATCAGATAATTAATATTCCGAATTTGGGGAAGAAGATAAAAGAggtaatttgaaaattttattaaaaagttaaCAAAAAATTACGATTTGGGTACTATTGTCTCACAGAACCCATCTTTCATGGGTacaacattaatttttttatttgattggtaCTTTTGTCAGCGTTCACAAAATTCATTGGTACAAATGGTAGTTTTTTCGCAATTTTTTTGATATCTGATTTGTGCTTcttttgttatgtttttattCTTCTAAACAAATGAAATTGCTCTGCAAGTTTGGTTATGATTTTATACTCTGATGTTCGATCTTTTATACTATATATGTTCAACTATTTTGGGATGAACTTTTGCTTTTTATTGGGGTTTATCGTTAAAATGTGCATAGGAAGTGATATAGAGATGGAAGTGATGATCTTTTCTCCAAATGATCGAAGCTGAAAATATTGTGCGATTTTGTCTCTTTCGAAAAACCAAGCCAATTAGTTCTGATCTATCTCTTCCTATAATAACATTAACAATTATTTCATATCTAATgatgttttaatttttgaatatatATCTAAGATTTTGTTTTGCATCGGCCATTTCACAATCGTGGATAACccgtatataaaaaattaatttagatcttctaaaataaaaaaataaatttataaaatgatAAATTCATGAATTAATCACTGttgaataagaataagaataacTATCCGTAAACTCTGTCTAAGCAATAGTTTTAAAGACTAGGTATTTATTAGCAAAAACCAACGAACCATccagtataaaatataaatcaaCCACCTAAGTAAGTAAGTAACTAATAGAGTATAACCCGGTCAAGTCAACTAGTTTTCATCGAGTTTGTTTTTGTCTGATCCAACGTTAAGCCTGGATTGACCTTGGGTCACTGGTTTTTTGGTCCGATCGGTTGGATTGATTCGGTTTTTCAATTATGCTTAGAGGTGAAACGCTTAGACTGTGGTTATTTTTTAGAACTGAATTTGAGAGTGAGTATTAGATTTGGtgacaaaaaattaaaacaaaaatttctATCAAAATTTTAGTCCAATATCTCTAAAAATAAGGACGCAtaaaactgaaatttttagaaataaaaacagaaaatttaataatattttttttaaaaaatttttttatttaattttttaaattttaaatttatgtcttaattttcatatttattttaaactaaATATAATGCTAAGTTATAcataaaatttagtatttatctcttagtaaaaaaaaaatccaaaagggCGAACGCATAGGCTTGGTtccccaattttttttaataattttaagtataaaaagtttttataaattatataattttacttaaaaaatagAGTATAATTAtcttatataataattaaattattaaactaaaaaataagtaacaatatttaaattgaaaaagatattattgtCAATCACTTTTcgattaaataaatttttaaacctttaaatatttaaaaaaattttcttttaaaatattttttttaattttcacacctattatcatataaaaatattataatattttaatagctaaaatttttttatatattatattacatacatgaaagtaaattattttaaaatttatttattttttcatgatattaaaaaataacatattaAGTAAATTCACTAAAacgattatattttatatattttgttcatgaatatattttaaatacatataacaaagttattagaataatttatttatattattttataacatattttttataatatgaagtataaaaatataatttactgTCACAATAATactcaataaataaaataattaaaaaataaattattttatattttatcgaatctaaaattaaaaaattataaaaatcaagaTAACCTTTTTATATAACAAACACCTATcagtattttattaattaaaaaatattaatcataattatatattactaaacatataatattatatttaattatacaatattttaatttttgtctctGCTAAGTAGATAACGAAAAATCTGAACAACGTGAACAACGAATTGGAAATTTGGTCCAatgaagttaaaaaaaaaaacactccACCCAAATTACCCAACCAAAAATCTCTATtcaataattcaaaaattttaaccATCTATTATACCCTAATTTACCAAAGCACTAAGTTCTCTCCCAAACTCTTTGCCGTCGCCACCTCACCAACCAGCTTCTTTCGTCGGCATCACTCTCTCCTTCACCGGACATCATCGTCACCTCCTGGGTTCTTCATGTCGTCACTTGGTCGCCAACCGGACCCGTCGTCATCGCCGAGATCATCCTCACCGCCATTGGTTCGTCAACAAGAACCCTCGTCGGTACTTAAGGATAACCATccacttaaaaataaaaataatcatctgcatacccaatgaattgaacatccaaCATTTTAATTGTATCTAACTAAACTCATTCCAATCAAATAACCAtccaaataagaattaaaatagtCATCCGCATACctattaaaataaccatccaaCATTGAAGATAATAGATGCAAGCTTTCTGATATGACTGAACTTCAAAGAGAAATGATATTGTCAGATAGGGCCAccaaaaaggatgacaagaATTTATTGGGGAAGATAGCATCGAAGCATGGTATTAAAGGAAAAATAACAGTTCCTAGAAAGCAATCTCCACCGTTGTCATCGTCGTGAATGTGAGCAGCAGCCAAATCTTCTAATAGGACAACCAAGAATGATGCATTGAATGAATTACGTGCTAAGAGATTGAAGCAGCAAGATTCAGAAGCTCACTGCAGATTGAGGGAGGCATCAAGAGTTTTAGGCTCCCAGCATTTTACTCCACCAAAGCGCAAAGCTTTCACTACAGCAAGTCTCAACAGTTCAAGCCATAGTGATAGTGAAAGTAGGTCTCACAATAATGATGAAGGTTCAACTGGTGATGGAAGAATCGGTGCTTGAAGCTACAACTTAAAGCTACAACTAATTTATATCACAAACTTGCAAatcacattaaaaaaaaaaacaacatcCATCAAAATTTGCTATAGAACTGTTCTTTTCCGTTCAACGAGTGGATGCTACTAATATTTACACTATTGGTTTAATGTTCCCTGTTTTGATGGATAATGTGTGTACATGCTGCACTGATTTCTTTTTAATGTGATTTGCAAGTTTGTGATATAAATTAGACTagagttagtttaattttgccAGATTTAAAGTTCAGTTTGAGTCTAGATACCTAAAAATCATGCAAAGAGTGGAATCCATCATAATGTATACATGTGATGACGTTATCGTTTGAGACACTTTTGATAcattttgagttttttttattacaGTTCTGGATTTTTATAATACTTTAAGAATTAgatgtattttattttggtcATACTTAGTATCTTTCTTCTTGTAGGCAACTTGAATATTTATGCAAAAATTT
The Arachis stenosperma cultivar V10309 chromosome 7, arast.V10309.gnm1.PFL2, whole genome shotgun sequence genome window above contains:
- the LOC130940220 gene encoding DNA-directed RNA polymerases II and IV subunit 5A-like, whose protein sequence is MVLSEDEVKNLYRIRKTVLQMLRDRGYLVSDLEINNTIEEFKKEFDNFVGKDREDLVINKCKKDNPSEQIYVFFPSKRKIGVAEIKAYTKRMHSQKVFNAILVCQEKITEFAQRSITEISSQFHWVVFQENELLFNVTEHALVPVHQVLTDAEKNALLEKYTLEGTQLPKIQVDDPVARYYGLKPGQVVKIIKPSETAGRYVTYRYVV
- the LOC130940256 gene encoding adenylate kinase isoenzyme 6 homolog, coding for MVEESGRRKRPNILVTGTPGTGKTTTCTALAEATQLRHINVGDLVRDKNLHDGWDDELDCFVLNEDLVCDELEDQMEEGGNIVDYHGCDFFPERWFDCVVVLQTDNTVLYDRLSRRGYNESKLSNNIECEIFQVLLEEAKESYPEDRVVAMKSDTIEDINRNVSTLTDWVRNWHPTS